A region from the Aliarcobacter thereius LMG 24486 genome encodes:
- a CDS encoding DNA-binding transcriptional response regulator: MNILIVENEVYLAQKIVSRLLDDGHNCDFVESVHLENITKDYDIILLSTTIPSNICKAIIKKYAQNSIILLMVSYISDETVTNPIKDGAKDYIMKPFLMDELVRKIYHYKDCRSMRRELSVLKEYYDFTMNNIDTNNIILPLSFPLMIETNHQKLSDKIVFETAKKLAMSIEFDSFSSNSWQKKITNLNNKTILYISDYHLLKKSSKEQLNKQIEDKNVIISSFEDSEEFIYKKIVLNNENVSNDANTILSINDYVKMVVSTYQNKYPDTELSKKLGISRKSLWEKRKKLDIEKKK; encoded by the coding sequence ATGAATATATTAATAGTAGAAAATGAAGTTTATTTAGCCCAGAAAATTGTTTCAAGACTTCTTGATGATGGTCATAATTGTGATTTTGTTGAAAGTGTTCATCTTGAAAACATTACAAAAGATTACGATATTATTCTTTTATCAACTACAATTCCTAGTAATATTTGTAAAGCAATTATCAAAAAATATGCACAAAATTCAATAATTTTACTAATGGTATCTTATATATCTGATGAAACCGTAACAAATCCGATAAAAGATGGTGCAAAAGATTATATTATGAAACCATTTTTAATGGATGAACTTGTAAGAAAAATTTATCACTACAAAGATTGTAGATCAATGAGAAGAGAGCTTAGTGTTTTAAAAGAGTATTATGATTTTACTATGAATAATATTGATACAAATAATATAATTCTGCCACTCTCTTTTCCACTTATGATTGAAACAAATCACCAAAAACTTTCTGATAAAATTGTATTTGAAACAGCAAAAAAATTAGCTATGAGTATTGAATTTGATAGTTTTTCATCAAACTCATGGCAAAAAAAGATAACTAACTTAAATAATAAAACAATTCTTTATATATCAGATTATCATCTATTAAAAAAGAGTTCAAAAGAGCAACTAAATAAACAAATTGAAGATAAAAATGTAATAATATCTTCTTTTGAAGATAGTGAAGAGTTTATTTATAAGAAAATAGTTTTAAATAATGAAAATGTATCAAATGATGCAAATACAATTTTATCTATAAATGATTATGTAAAAATGGTAGTAAGCACTTATCAAAATAAATATCCAGATACAGAGCTTTCTAAAAAGCTAGGAATATCAAGAAAATCTCTTTGGGAAAAAAGAAAAAAACTAGATATTGAAAAAAAGAAATAA
- a CDS encoding HDOD domain-containing protein → MIKDFNNFIDKSKKLPRNIVDLDNFRKSSYKEPKKLLNIINDDLALKEELLKIVKFDFIDFKENKRNIVNLIKITNLEFITSLCTAIQISSIFPKNLFAYAITKDEFLYSNVFSIYFANYWLSKIDKKLRSKVLLPAFLKNISKPIISLTISKNRSIEQFLEEAINTNIENAEEKFIGFKSSILSSNILKSFELSHNLILPISYSNNLEEAPSLFLTPSTVLYAIDNISNPKKLLNEEDILKSVEVLKSINFETEQFLEAINEIKSSISRYIN, encoded by the coding sequence ATGATTAAAGATTTCAATAATTTTATTGATAAAAGTAAAAAATTGCCAAGAAATATTGTAGATTTAGATAATTTCAGAAAATCATCATATAAAGAACCAAAAAAACTACTAAATATTATAAATGATGATTTAGCTTTAAAAGAAGAACTTTTAAAAATTGTAAAGTTTGATTTTATTGATTTTAAAGAGAATAAAAGAAATATTGTAAATCTTATAAAAATAACAAACTTGGAGTTTATTACATCTTTATGTACAGCAATTCAAATTTCAAGTATATTTCCTAAAAACCTTTTTGCTTATGCTATTACAAAAGATGAGTTTCTATATTCAAATGTTTTTTCTATCTATTTTGCAAACTATTGGTTAAGTAAAATTGATAAAAAGTTAAGAAGTAAAGTTTTACTTCCAGCTTTTTTGAAAAATATCTCAAAACCAATAATATCTTTGACTATTAGCAAGAATAGATCGATAGAACAATTTCTCGAAGAAGCTATTAATACAAATATTGAAAATGCTGAAGAGAAATTTATAGGATTTAAAAGTTCTATTCTCTCTTCTAATATTTTAAAATCTTTTGAATTAAGTCATAATCTTATTTTACCTATTTCTTACTCAAATAATTTAGAAGAAGCTCCTTCATTATTCTTAACTCCTTCAACTGTTTTATATGCAATTGATAATATTTCTAATCCTAAAAAACTTTTAAATGAAGAAGATATTTTAAAAAGTGTAGAAGTATTAAAAAGTATCAATTTTGAAACTGAACAGTTTTTAGAAGCTATAAATGAGATAAAAAGTAGCATAAGTAGATATATTAACTAA
- a CDS encoding Mrp/NBP35 family ATP-binding protein: protein MSIENIKEALKSVKYPGFSKSIIDFGFVKDIKLEANACNILLDITSTAKEVEDELRREIPKVLSDLNVTLTFNKPKVEAQKSNSVSGKNMTPQIKHIVMVSSGKGGVGKSTTTVNLAIASAMQGKKVGILDADIYGPNIPRMMGVNGVEVEVVGNRAKPLNAYGVDIMSMGILMKEGEAVIWRGAMVMKAIQQLLTDILWEELDILYIDMPPGTGDAQLTLAQSVPVSAGINVTTPQHVALDDSRRSLDMFTKLHIPVAGIVENMSGFICPSCNTESDIFGRGTCDDLAKEYNTQVLAHLPIEPAIRLGGDSGKPIVYFEPESISAKRYMMAADKIISMLDNQGEISNESIQPIMPAGVSACSTEGQKIKAEHQAKQSGGCGSGCGCH, encoded by the coding sequence ATGAGTATAGAAAATATAAAAGAAGCTTTAAAAAGTGTTAAATATCCAGGCTTCTCAAAATCAATTATTGATTTTGGATTTGTAAAAGATATCAAACTTGAAGCAAATGCCTGTAATATTTTATTAGATATTACTTCAACAGCAAAAGAGGTTGAAGATGAATTAAGAAGAGAGATTCCAAAAGTATTATCAGATTTAAATGTAACTTTGACTTTTAATAAACCAAAAGTTGAAGCACAAAAAAGCAATAGTGTAAGTGGAAAAAATATGACTCCACAAATTAAGCATATTGTGATGGTTAGTTCAGGAAAAGGTGGAGTTGGTAAATCAACAACAACTGTAAACTTAGCAATTGCAAGTGCAATGCAAGGTAAAAAAGTAGGTATTCTAGATGCTGATATTTATGGACCAAATATTCCTAGAATGATGGGAGTAAATGGAGTAGAAGTTGAAGTTGTAGGAAATAGAGCAAAACCTTTAAATGCTTATGGTGTGGATATTATGTCTATGGGTATTTTGATGAAAGAGGGCGAAGCTGTTATTTGGAGAGGTGCAATGGTTATGAAAGCTATTCAACAACTATTAACAGATATTTTGTGGGAAGAGTTAGATATATTATATATTGATATGCCACCAGGAACAGGAGATGCACAATTGACTTTAGCACAAAGTGTACCTGTAAGTGCTGGAATAAATGTAACAACTCCACAACATGTAGCTCTTGATGACAGTAGAAGATCTTTAGATATGTTTACAAAACTTCATATTCCAGTAGCTGGAATTGTTGAAAATATGAGTGGATTTATATGTCCATCATGTAATACAGAATCAGATATCTTTGGAAGAGGTACTTGTGATGATTTGGCAAAAGAGTACAATACTCAAGTTTTAGCTCATCTACCAATAGAACCAGCAATTAGACTTGGTGGAGATAGTGGAAAACCAATAGTATATTTTGAACCTGAATCAATAAGTGCAAAAAGATATATGATGGCTGCTGATAAAATAATTTCAATGCTTGATAATCAAGGTGAAATTTCAAATGAGTCTATTCAACCAATTATGCCAGCTGGAGTAAGTGCTTGTTCAACTGAAGGACAAAAAATAAAAGCTGAACATCAAGCAAAACAATCAGGTGGTTGTGGTTCAGGATGTGGTTGCCATTAA
- a CDS encoding bifunctional 2-C-methyl-D-erythritol 4-phosphate cytidylyltransferase/2-C-methyl-D-erythritol 2,4-cyclodiphosphate synthase — protein MKEITLVVLCAGNSTRFDNSCKKQWLRVGNIPLWLDVTSRLSSYSDFSETIVVSKEDELKYMQNFSDDFIFVKGGDTRQESIKNALEFVDTKYVLISDVARSCIPKDMFLRVLDKKSEAFCVVPILDVSDTVIYEKNCINRDEVKLIQTPQLSQTSILKDALNSNIEFTDESSAIKNKGYEITYVKGDIRAKKLTFIDDLNEIPCLTPPSKNFFVGFGFDIHSFEEGKDMFLGGVKLPYDYGFKAHSDGDVLLHSLIDALLGAVGAGDIGEFFPDNDPKYKNIDSKELLKYILRFIKNVGYEIVNVDITIIAEKPKITPHKQDIKSSLSNLLELSKQFINVKASTSEKLGSIGRAEGVVVQSVVNLKYYEWNKK, from the coding sequence TTGAAAGAGATTACATTAGTCGTTTTATGTGCAGGAAATTCAACAAGATTTGATAATTCTTGTAAAAAACAGTGGCTAAGAGTTGGTAATATTCCTTTATGGCTAGATGTTACTTCAAGATTAAGTTCTTATTCTGATTTCTCAGAAACAATTGTTGTCTCAAAAGAAGATGAGCTAAAATATATGCAAAATTTTAGTGATGATTTTATTTTTGTTAAAGGTGGAGATACAAGACAAGAATCTATAAAGAATGCTTTAGAGTTTGTAGATACAAAATATGTTTTAATAAGCGATGTTGCAAGATCTTGTATTCCAAAAGATATGTTTCTTAGAGTTTTAGATAAAAAATCTGAAGCATTTTGTGTAGTTCCTATTTTAGATGTAAGCGATACAGTAATTTATGAAAAAAATTGTATAAATAGAGATGAAGTTAAACTTATTCAAACTCCTCAATTATCACAAACTTCTATTTTAAAAGATGCATTAAATAGCAATATTGAATTTACAGATGAAAGTAGTGCTATAAAAAACAAAGGTTATGAAATCACTTATGTAAAAGGTGATATAAGAGCAAAAAAACTAACTTTTATTGATGATTTAAATGAAATACCTTGCTTAACTCCTCCTTCAAAAAACTTTTTTGTAGGTTTTGGTTTTGATATTCATAGTTTTGAAGAAGGCAAAGATATGTTTTTAGGTGGTGTAAAATTACCTTATGATTATGGATTTAAAGCTCATAGTGATGGAGATGTACTTTTACATTCCTTAATTGATGCTCTTTTAGGAGCTGTTGGGGCTGGAGATATTGGAGAGTTTTTTCCTGACAATGACCCAAAATATAAAAATATTGACTCAAAAGAACTTTTAAAATATATTTTAAGATTTATAAAAAATGTTGGATATGAAATTGTAAATGTTGATATCACAATTATTGCAGAAAAACCAAAAATAACTCCACATAAACAAGATATAAAATCAAGCTTATCAAATCTTTTAGAACTTTCTAAACAATTTATAAATGTAAAGGCTTCAACTTCTGAGAAACTTGGAAGTATTGGTAGAGCTGAAGGTGTTGTTGTACAAAGTGTAGTAAATTTAAAATATTATGAATGGAATAAGAAATGA
- a CDS encoding DUF507 family protein has protein sequence MRLRVHHTSYIARRITRDLTACSFVEVRRNKASIEEQIERILDEDIEKEAALNEKVEEILDNQEDEIEYLNADRRQLFWMTKKRLANDFGVILNNEDRFSDIAHKIIDFLWEEDYIHFTCSDNQVKNVIFGSMDDFIKGFERADSEVLSKLKNYKRKLIPGTDDYDMVYHRLYEEELIKRGLI, from the coding sequence ATGAGATTAAGAGTACACCATACATCTTATATTGCAAGAAGGATTACAAGAGATTTAACAGCTTGTAGCTTTGTTGAAGTAAGAAGAAATAAAGCAAGTATCGAAGAGCAAATAGAGAGAATTTTAGATGAAGATATTGAAAAAGAAGCAGCTTTAAATGAAAAAGTTGAAGAGATTTTAGATAATCAAGAAGATGAAATTGAGTATTTAAATGCTGATAGAAGGCAACTTTTTTGGATGACTAAAAAAAGGCTTGCAAATGATTTTGGAGTAATTCTGAATAATGAAGATAGATTTTCAGATATTGCTCACAAAATTATTGATTTTTTATGGGAGGAGGACTATATTCACTTTACATGTTCGGACAACCAAGTAAAAAATGTTATATTTGGTTCGATGGATGATTTTATAAAAGGGTTTGAAAGAGCAGATAGTGAGGTTTTAAGTAAACTTAAAAACTACAAAAGAAAATTAATTCCTGGGACTGATGACTATGATATGGTTTATCATAGGCTTTACGAAGAGGAGCTAATTAAAAGAGGATTAATCTAA
- a CDS encoding carbamoyl phosphate synthase small subunit encodes MQKIYIYLENGIFLEAKSFGASKTAIGKLVYNNTTFGYEDTITDPSNSGLFVNFTTVEIGNSGINDADMESSKAQVAGVIARTYHDSYSNYRADKSLAQFLKEQNILGICEIDTRFLTKVVREEGSMMMIASTEVSSKDELKELLQESKSYNEINFIRELSTKEAYIHKTGAWNSQTQEYNKASMSDKKVLVVDFGVKKSFLNELVESGLEVEVVPYNIKSEEIVKRFNDKNIGGVVLSSGAGNPNIYKEEISGVKSLISANIPMFAVGLGHFILALANDLKVEELKTVKSGSHPVLSDKNVDIFSMNTAYKVEVNNNIFEATHSKLFNDEVVAFKYKNKNILSCEFTPISGSKIYKDFLSLVK; translated from the coding sequence ATGCAAAAAATTTATATATATTTAGAAAATGGTATTTTTTTAGAAGCGAAATCATTTGGTGCAAGTAAAACTGCTATTGGTAAATTAGTTTATAATAATACAACATTTGGATATGAAGATACAATAACTGATCCATCAAATTCAGGTCTTTTTGTAAACTTTACAACAGTAGAGATAGGAAATAGTGGTATAAATGATGCAGATATGGAAAGTTCAAAAGCACAAGTTGCTGGAGTTATTGCAAGAACATATCATGATAGCTATTCAAATTATAGAGCAGATAAAAGTTTAGCACAATTTTTAAAAGAACAAAATATCCTTGGAATCTGCGAAATTGATACAAGATTTTTAACAAAAGTAGTAAGAGAAGAAGGTTCAATGATGATGATAGCTTCAACAGAAGTTTCATCTAAAGATGAACTGAAAGAACTTTTACAAGAATCAAAAAGTTATAATGAAATTAATTTTATAAGAGAATTATCTACAAAAGAGGCTTATATTCATAAAACAGGGGCTTGGAATAGTCAAACTCAAGAGTATAATAAAGCAAGTATGAGCGATAAAAAAGTTTTAGTAGTAGATTTTGGAGTTAAAAAATCATTTTTAAATGAACTAGTAGAGTCTGGTCTTGAAGTTGAAGTTGTACCATATAATATAAAAAGTGAAGAGATAGTAAAAAGATTTAATGATAAAAATATTGGTGGTGTTGTTTTAAGTTCAGGTGCAGGTAATCCAAATATTTATAAAGAAGAAATAAGTGGAGTTAAGTCATTAATTAGTGCAAATATTCCAATGTTTGCAGTTGGTTTAGGACATTTTATTTTAGCATTAGCAAATGATTTAAAAGTTGAAGAGCTAAAAACAGTGAAATCTGGAAGTCATCCAGTTTTATCAGACAAAAATGTAGATATTTTTTCTATGAATACAGCTTATAAAGTAGAAGTAAATAACAATATTTTTGAAGCTACACATAGTAAGCTATTTAATGATGAAGTAGTTGCATTTAAATATAAAAATAAAAATATTTTAAGTTGTGAATTTACACCTATTTCAGGTTCTAAAATTTATAAAGATTTTTTATCTTTAGTAAAATAA
- a CDS encoding YceI family protein, translating to MKNLKLGLLSVALCSSLFAGNYKVDTSHSNAGFSVKHMMVSNVIGKFNDFKGTFEFDEKNGTLLSLNGELSVSSIDTANEKRDNHLKADDFFAAKNFPTITFKSTKVEKDTIYGDLTIKGKTQNVKFSLENGGTFAGKAGFSLKGSINRSDFGITWNKVLEAGAVAVGDQVKLIIDIEGDLVK from the coding sequence ATGAAAAACTTAAAATTAGGATTATTATCAGTAGCACTTTGTTCATCGCTATTTGCAGGTAATTATAAAGTTGATACTTCACACTCAAATGCAGGTTTTAGCGTTAAACATATGATGGTTTCAAATGTTATTGGTAAATTCAATGATTTCAAAGGAACATTTGAATTTGATGAAAAGAATGGAACTTTACTTTCATTAAATGGTGAATTAAGTGTATCTTCTATCGATACAGCAAATGAAAAAAGAGATAATCACTTAAAAGCTGATGATTTTTTTGCTGCAAAAAACTTCCCTACAATTACATTTAAATCAACAAAAGTTGAAAAAGATACAATTTATGGTGATCTTACAATAAAAGGTAAAACACAAAATGTAAAATTTTCTCTTGAAAATGGTGGAACATTTGCAGGAAAAGCTGGATTCTCTTTAAAAGGATCAATCAATAGAAGTGATTTTGGAATCACTTGGAATAAAGTTTTAGAAGCAGGAGCAGTTGCTGTTGGTGATCAAGTAAAGTTAATCATTGATATTGAAGGAGATTTAGTTAAATAA
- a CDS encoding adenylosuccinate synthase gives MKADVIVGIQWGDEGKGKIVDMLAQKYDMVCRSQGGHNAGHTIWVDGVKYVLQLIPSGILNPKSVNVIGNGVVVSPENILREMSQFGSLVGRLYISDKAHLNLAFHAQIDQAKEKLKGDKAIGTTGKGIGPTYAEKVSRTGFRVGELLNPAKLCEDIISYFEQNRAIFDILQIATPDKEALLNELKSYKEKLSSYIVNTTNMVWKALEENKRVLLEGAQGTLLDIDHGTYPYVTSSSTVTGGACTGLGLNPKDIGEVIGIVKAYCTRVGNGPFPTEDFTQAGITMGEVGKEFGAITGRKRRCGWFDAVSVRYASRLNGCDKLALMKLDVLDGFEKIKVCVSYIHNGEKINYMPSDMDNVEAVYEEIDGWDSVVGIRKYEDLPINAKKFIEKIEEITNVKVGIISTSPERDDTIIRG, from the coding sequence ATGAAAGCAGATGTAATTGTAGGAATCCAATGGGGAGATGAAGGAAAAGGTAAAATCGTAGATATGCTTGCTCAAAAGTATGATATGGTTTGTAGAAGCCAAGGTGGACACAATGCAGGACATACAATTTGGGTTGATGGAGTAAAATATGTACTTCAATTAATTCCATCAGGAATCTTAAATCCAAAATCAGTAAATGTTATTGGAAACGGAGTTGTTGTATCTCCTGAGAATATATTAAGAGAGATGAGTCAATTTGGTAGTTTAGTAGGAAGATTATATATATCTGATAAAGCTCATCTAAATTTAGCTTTTCATGCACAAATTGATCAAGCAAAAGAGAAACTAAAAGGTGATAAAGCTATTGGAACAACTGGAAAAGGGATTGGACCTACATATGCAGAGAAAGTTAGTAGAACAGGATTTAGAGTAGGTGAACTTTTAAATCCAGCTAAACTTTGTGAAGATATTATAAGTTACTTTGAGCAAAATAGAGCAATCTTTGATATATTACAAATAGCTACACCAGATAAAGAAGCTCTTTTAAATGAATTAAAATCTTATAAAGAAAAACTTTCTTCATATATTGTAAATACAACAAATATGGTTTGGAAAGCACTTGAAGAGAATAAAAGAGTTTTATTAGAAGGTGCACAAGGAACACTTTTAGATATAGACCATGGAACTTATCCATATGTTACATCTTCAAGTACAGTTACAGGTGGAGCTTGTACAGGGCTTGGTTTAAATCCAAAAGATATTGGTGAAGTTATTGGAATTGTAAAAGCATATTGTACAAGAGTTGGAAATGGACCATTCCCAACAGAAGATTTCACACAAGCTGGAATAACAATGGGTGAAGTTGGAAAAGAGTTTGGAGCAATTACAGGAAGAAAAAGAAGATGTGGTTGGTTTGATGCTGTTTCTGTAAGATATGCAAGTAGATTAAATGGTTGTGATAAATTAGCACTTATGAAACTTGATGTTCTTGATGGATTTGAAAAAATTAAAGTGTGTGTATCATATATTCATAATGGAGAGAAAATCAATTATATGCCATCTGATATGGATAATGTAGAAGCAGTTTATGAAGAGATTGATGGTTGGGACAGCGTTGTTGGTATTAGAAAATATGAAGACTTACCAATAAATGCAAAGAAATTTATAGAGAAGATTGAAGAAATTACAAATGTAAAAGTTGGGATAATCTCAACTTCACCTGAACGAGATGATACTATTATAAGGGGCTAA
- a CDS encoding pyridoxal-phosphate-dependent aminotransferase family protein, producing MLLTPGPTPVPEFARKAMSDITIHHRTKEFEAIFEKTRKLLLEIYDMNEVLILASSGTGAMEACITNLTRTKALTINSGKFGERFGKICKAFNIDYTELKQEWDTPACVEDVINAVKNDKNIDSLFIQICESAGGLRHPVEEIAKEVKKINPNIMIIADGITALGVEKIDTSNIDALITGSQKAFMLPPGIAMIGLSNKAVVKIEEKPAGYYFNLASEIKNQKKNTTAYTAATTLIIGLGAILEKFKEIGFDNLYKQTDKRAKATQEALKAIGFRIYPKVPANAMTTAYTEQSNEIRKLLKTKYNVDIAGGQDHLAGKIFRINHMGLVEDFEASWAVNATELVLDELGIRTFDGTANRVFAETFYKGN from the coding sequence ATGTTATTAACTCCAGGTCCTACACCTGTACCAGAATTTGCAAGAAAAGCAATGAGTGATATTACAATACATCATAGAACAAAAGAGTTTGAAGCTATATTTGAAAAAACTAGAAAACTATTACTTGAAATTTATGATATGAATGAAGTTTTAATTTTGGCTTCAAGTGGTACAGGTGCAATGGAAGCTTGTATTACAAACTTAACAAGAACAAAAGCACTTACAATAAACTCAGGTAAGTTTGGAGAGAGATTTGGAAAGATTTGTAAAGCATTTAATATTGATTATACAGAGTTAAAACAAGAGTGGGATACTCCAGCTTGTGTTGAAGATGTTATAAATGCTGTTAAAAATGATAAAAATATAGATTCACTTTTTATTCAAATTTGTGAAAGTGCTGGTGGATTAAGACATCCAGTTGAAGAAATAGCAAAAGAAGTTAAAAAAATAAATCCAAATATTATGATAATTGCTGATGGAATTACAGCTTTAGGTGTTGAAAAAATTGATACATCAAATATTGATGCATTAATTACAGGAAGCCAAAAAGCATTTATGTTGCCTCCAGGTATTGCTATGATTGGATTATCAAATAAAGCAGTTGTTAAAATTGAAGAGAAACCAGCAGGATACTATTTTAATCTTGCAAGTGAAATTAAAAATCAAAAGAAAAATACAACAGCATATACAGCTGCTACAACTTTGATTATTGGACTTGGAGCAATTTTAGAAAAATTTAAAGAGATTGGATTTGATAATTTATATAAGCAAACAGATAAAAGAGCAAAAGCTACTCAAGAAGCATTAAAAGCTATTGGTTTTAGAATTTATCCAAAAGTTCCAGCAAATGCAATGACAACAGCTTATACAGAGCAATCAAATGAGATTAGAAAACTATTAAAAACAAAATATAATGTTGATATAGCAGGTGGTCAAGATCATTTAGCTGGAAAAATATTTAGAATTAATCATATGGGCTTAGTTGAAGATTTTGAAGCTTCATGGGCTGTAAATGCTACTGAACTTGTACTAGATGAACTAGGAATTAGAACTTTTGATGGAACAGCAAATAGAGTTTTTGCAGAGACATTTTATAAAGGAAATTAA
- a CDS encoding MarR family winged helix-turn-helix transcriptional regulator encodes MFKMKSYDTRVSKSMKTVVRLDRVFNRINNITENHLSKNNLTFNQFKVLEVLYHLGDLNTGSITKLTSSTPGNTTVVVRNLKRDGFIESKKDLNDARASILSITKSGEEIIEEVFPKHAENLYDFMNILDDKELDTLYDLLDKLYKTNKKD; translated from the coding sequence ATGTTTAAAATGAAGTCATATGACACAAGAGTAAGTAAATCAATGAAAACAGTTGTTAGATTAGATAGAGTTTTTAATAGGATAAATAATATTACAGAAAATCATCTATCAAAAAATAATCTAACATTTAATCAATTTAAAGTATTGGAAGTTTTATATCATTTAGGTGATTTAAATACTGGTTCTATTACAAAACTTACATCAAGCACACCTGGAAACACAACTGTTGTTGTAAGAAATCTCAAAAGAGATGGATTTATTGAATCAAAAAAAGATTTAAATGATGCAAGAGCTTCAATTTTATCTATTACTAAAAGTGGTGAAGAGATAATTGAAGAAGTTTTTCCAAAACATGCTGAAAATCTTTATGATTTTATGAATATTCTAGATGATAAAGAGCTTGATACTTTATACGATTTATTAGATAAACTTTACAAAACAAATAAAAAGGATTAA
- a CDS encoding phosphatidylglycerophosphatase A family protein — MNFRKFFLTVGFSGLSPKAPGTAGSFVSLILALALLEFLHSSTLLLLAILISIIAVKQINIYEKEVGIHDSSEIVIDELAGMWIALSLSGINNENILITASLAFIFFRLFDIWKPSIIGKIDRDVKGGLGVMGDDILAGVFAGICTAGSWQLIDKFLL, encoded by the coding sequence ATGAATTTTAGAAAATTTTTTTTAACAGTTGGATTTAGTGGTTTAAGTCCAAAAGCTCCTGGTACAGCTGGAAGTTTTGTATCTTTAATTTTAGCTCTTGCTCTACTTGAGTTTTTACACTCTTCAACTCTATTATTATTGGCAATTCTTATTTCAATTATTGCAGTAAAACAGATTAATATTTATGAAAAAGAAGTTGGTATTCATGATAGTAGTGAGATTGTTATAGATGAATTAGCTGGTATGTGGATTGCTCTTTCACTATCTGGAATAAATAATGAAAATATACTTATAACTGCTTCTCTTGCTTTTATATTTTTTAGATTATTTGATATTTGGAAACCCTCTATTATTGGTAAAATCGACAGAGATGTAAAAGGTGGATTGGGTGTAATGGGAGATGATATTCTTGCTGGAGTTTTCGCTGGTATTTGTACAGCTGGTTCTTGGCAATTAATAGATAAATTCTTACTTTAA
- a CDS encoding ATP phosphoribosyltransferase regulatory subunit yields MVFEHEIPKGSRLYFGKLARAKRELENLVCNILYKNGFEEILTPNFSYSQHQAIANERKLIKFSDEENEQVSLRADSTLDVVRIITKRLGRATNQKKWFYIQPIFSYPSKEEYQIGCEYIEHNNISDILNLTADILKALKIEPIMQISNIIVPKLVSKELNIDIEIFKQADISKLIDLKIDWLEKLLRVQDIKSLEEVIQIVPSSIKNELLKLLEKALEVDYNNIIIAPLYYGSLKYYNDIYYRVIKDNLVLCRGGMYEAEGISSLGFALYTDNLLKIIEG; encoded by the coding sequence ATGGTTTTTGAACACGAGATCCCAAAAGGAAGTAGACTTTATTTCGGAAAGCTTGCTAGAGCTAAAAGAGAGTTAGAAAATCTTGTATGTAATATTTTGTACAAAAATGGTTTTGAAGAGATTTTAACACCAAACTTCTCTTATTCTCAACATCAAGCAATAGCAAATGAAAGAAAATTAATAAAGTTTTCAGATGAAGAGAATGAACAAGTTTCACTAAGAGCTGATTCTACTTTGGATGTTGTGAGAATTATTACAAAAAGATTAGGAAGAGCAACAAACCAAAAAAAATGGTTTTATATACAACCAATATTTTCATATCCTTCAAAAGAAGAGTATCAAATTGGTTGTGAATATATAGAGCATAATAATATTTCAGATATTTTAAATTTGACAGCAGATATTTTAAAAGCTTTAAAAATAGAGCCAATAATGCAAATATCAAATATTATTGTTCCAAAACTAGTAAGTAAAGAGCTAAATATTGATATTGAGATCTTTAAACAAGCAGATATTTCAAAGCTAATAGATTTAAAAATTGATTGGCTTGAAAAACTTTTAAGAGTTCAAGATATTAAATCTTTGGAAGAAGTAATACAGATTGTTCCAAGTAGTATAAAAAATGAACTTCTAAAACTTTTAGAAAAGGCTTTAGAAGTGGATTATAATAATATTATAATAGCACCACTTTATTATGGAAGTTTGAAATATTATAATGATATATATTATAGAGTAATCAAAGATAACCTTGTACTTTGTAGAGGTGGAATGTATGAAGCAGAAGGGATTAGCTCTTTAGGTTTTGCACTATATACAGATAATTTATTAAAAATAATTGAAGGGTAA